In Onthophagus taurus isolate NC unplaced genomic scaffold, IU_Otau_3.0 ScKx7SY_16, whole genome shotgun sequence, the genomic stretch TCATCGTAACCCGCAAGTAATAGCCTCCCACTTTTGCTAAAGGCGACGCTGGTGATGCCGCAAATGATGTTATCGTGGCTGTACATCGCTAATTCTTGATCGGCACGGACGTCAAACAGTCGACAAGTCGCATCATCCGATCCGGTTGCAAACGCAAATCCATTCGGGAAGAAAGTAACCGCGTTAATATCCGATTCGTGACCAGGGAAAGTTTGCTTGCACAACCCCTCGCGGATATCCCATAGTTTCGCGGAGGCATCGCAAGCCCCTGAGACAAACGTACGCATATCTGGCGATAAAGATAACGACATTACATCGCCGGTATGGCCCAAAAATGAGGTTACTTGTTGTCCCGTTTCTATATCCCATAAAgcactaaaaaataaagaaattattaaaaatattttaaaaaaaattaggttagaaataaacgtcaaaatgtaaaattattaaaaacaaatttaggtTGGCACCACTTTTTTCCAActtcacttttaattcttgaaatatcaatccaattttaattttgacataacctcagagaaaatttttttgaagttaCTCACCAACTCATATCTCCAGAACTTGTAACGATTTGGTTATCATCCAAGAACCGACAACAGGATAAATACCCAGTGTGACCAGGTAATTCCCTGCTGACCCTGACGTTTCCCTCGCGAGTTTTTAAGCTGTATATGGAACAGATGTTGTCCAGACCACCGCAGGCGACGAAACTTCCAGATGGAGCGTACGCGCACGTCATCACCCAGCTAGAACGCAACGGTATCGCGTGCACCTTGTTTGTGGTGTGACTATCCCACACGATCAGCT encodes the following:
- the LOC111414129 gene encoding guanine nucleotide-binding protein subunit beta-1; translation: MSELDSLRQEAETLKNAIRDARKAACDTSLVLATASLEPIGRVQMRTRRTLRGHLAKIYAMHWGSDSRNLVSASQDGKLIVWDSHTTNKVHAIPLRSSWVMTCAYAPSGSFVACGGLDNICSIYSLKTREGNVRVSRELPGHTGYLSCCRFLDDNQIVTSSGDMSCALWDIETGQQVTSFLGHTGDVMSLSLSPDMRTFVSGACDASAKLWDIREGLCKQTFPGHESDINAVTFFPNGFAFATGSDDATCRLFDVRADQELAMYSHDNIICGITSVAFSKSGRLLLAGYDDFNCNVWDSMKTERAGILAGHDNRVSCLGVTENGMAVGTGSWDSFLRIWN